In Triticum aestivum cultivar Chinese Spring chromosome 5B, IWGSC CS RefSeq v2.1, whole genome shotgun sequence, the following proteins share a genomic window:
- the LOC123113970 gene encoding chalcone--flavanone isomerase translates to MAVSELEVDGVVFPPLARPPGSEHAHFLAGAGVRGMEIGGKFIKFTAIGVYLQADAAVPALAAKWAAKPAADLASDAAFFRDVVTGEFEKFTRVTMILPLTGAQYSDKVTENCVAYWKATGVYTDAEAAAVDKFKEAFGPHSFAPGASILFTHSPAGVLTVAFSKDSSVPESGGVAIDNARLCEAVLESIIGEHGVSPAAKLSLATRVAELLKGASHAGGEPAAEPVSVSV, encoded by the exons ATGGCCGTGTCCGAGCTGGAGGTCGACGGCGTCGTCTTCCCGCCGCTCGCCCGCCCGCCGGGCTCCGAGCACGCCCACTTCCTCGCCGGCGCAG GCGTGCGGGGCATGGAGATCGGGGGCAAGTTCATCAAGTTCACGGCCATCGGCGTCTACCTGCAGGCCGACGCCGCCGTCCCCGCGCTCGCCGCCAAGTGGGCCGCCAAGCCCGCCGCCGACCTCGCCTCCGACGCTGCCTTCTTCCGCGACGTCGTCACCG GCGAGTTCGAGAAGTTCACGAGGGTGACGATGATCCTGCCGCTGACCGGCGCGCAGTACTCGGACAAGGTGACGGAGAACTGCGTCGCCTACTGGAAGGCCACCGGCGTGTACACGGACGCCGAGGCCGCCGccgtcgacaagttcaaggaggcCTTCGGACCCCACAGCTTCGCCCCCGGCGCCTCCATACTCTTCACCCACTCCCCCGCCGGCGTCCTCACCGTCGCCTTCTCCAAGGACTCGTCCGTGCCGGAGTCCGGCGGCGTGGCCATCGACAACGCCCGGCTCTGCGAGGCCGTGCTGGAGTCCATCATCGGCGAGCACGGGGTGTCGCCTGCGGCCAAGCTCAGCCTGGCCACCAGGGTCGCCGAGCTGCTGAAGGGGGCCTCCCACGCCGGCGGCGAGCCGGCTGCGGAGCCCGTGTCGGTTTCGGTGTGA
- the LOC123113971 gene encoding uncharacterized protein, giving the protein MMGGPSASGGSRRRRWAQRSCRAGGAGGVVTRMVAAPEERGASAAPRRSATGFAHVDKQQRVYGPLSSEGSRSSSGSTIIKDFLHSDLCEYKRKRSLRNEIGSHHSLSSVMLESRNHGAATQMPIASEKPSFSWPTEKQVSSNNNFLPVTSTVSDYGLSYRPKCHLGRGSNKANQTGTPKESSGMCSFSYQLARSAGRSDSMKMGRASAKCSLADTMSMLRQRRFGRSYQNQNRIGALNRRHKNTQSGGAINMVKKEETYNESDLSTGRHWQTLLDNALVRRRLQPLNEESSEQLWSCTNSESDKAISFSSGGSIDGLQVSFSSDTSDTSDNSNLSSLGAVANDQWRMSFKKVHCPLAARINYIPQASCKEIEQASPVSVLEYPAEDFSDTENIKKDTKDPHAPQPRPELVYFPSAETVAEVVVDAALGNYSCSEMESTEHDETIQLVEDTPCEFEDEEEREFCYLLDILIASGIHGVEEDQLYKVCQSLDCPAGYDVFDKLEKKYKKVAQWSRADRKLTFDMVNSILSEILAPCLDMHPWATTARNMAPAWGSEGLLEKLLQVLTRRREELAPRVHKKEKQVLNQKWPDLADYIDRAGRDVERMIKDDLLEELVLELMSS; this is encoded by the exons ATGATGGGCGGGCCGAGCGCGagcggcggcagcaggcggcggAGGTGGGCGCAGCGGTCGTGCCGGGCGGGAGGGGCGGGCGGGGTCGTCACGCGGAtggtggcggcgccggaggagcGCGGCGCGAGCGCGGCTCCCCGGCGGAGCGCTACAG GGTTTGCTCATGTGGACAAGCAGCAGCGTGTCTATGGACCATTATCATCAGAGGGTTCCAGAAGTAGCAGTGGATCCACAATAATAAAAGATTTT CTTCATTCGGATTTATGTGAATACAAGCGTAAGAGGTCCTTGAGAAATGAAATAGGAAGCCACCATTCTCTATCTTCTGTGATGTTAGAATCAAGGAATCATGGTGCAGCAACTCAAATGCCAATAGCTTCTGAAAAACCTTCCTTTTCGTGGCCAACAGAGAAGCAAGTCTCCAGTAACAACAACTTTCTTCCTGTGACCAGTACTGTCTCGGATTATGGGTTGTCCTATCGGCCTAAATGTCATCTTGGCAGAGGCAGTAACAAGGCAAATCAGACTGGAACACCAAAAGAATCCAGTGGCATGTGCAGTTTCAGTTATCAATTAGCTAGAAGTGCTGGAAGATCTGATTCTATGAAGATGGGCCGAGCAAGTGCAAAGTGCTCCCTTGCAGACACAATGTCGATGTTACGCCAACGGCGCTTTGGTCGCAGTTACCAGAATCAAAACCGCATTGGTGCATTAAATCGAAGGCATAAGAACACACAATCTGGTGGAGCAATCAACATGGTAAAAAAAGAGGAAACTTATAATGAGTCTGATTTGTCAACAGGAAGACACTGGCAAACTTTGTTGGATAATGCATTAGTTCGAAGGAGATTACAGCCACTCAATGAGGAATCATCTGAACAACTATGGAGCTGTACAAACAGTGAATCTGACAAGGCGATAAGCTTTTCGTCAGGTGGGAGCATTGATGGTTTGCAAGTATCTTTTTCAAGTGACACGAGTGACACAAGTGATAACTCCAATTTATCCTCTCTGGGTGCAGTGGCAAATGATCAATGGAGGATGTCCTTCAAGAAG GTACACTGTCCACTTGCTGCACGTATAAACTATATCCCCCAAGCTTCCTGCAAAGAGATTGAGCAGGCAAGCCCAGTATCCGTTCTTGAATATCCAGCTGAAGATTTTTCCGATACTGAAAACATTAAGAAAGATACAAAAGATCCTCATG CTCCCCAGCCAAGGCCTGAGCTCGTATACTTTCCTTCAGCAGAAACTGTTGCTGAGGTAGTTGTGGATGCTGCACTTGGTAATTACTCGTGCTCTGAGATGGAGTCTACTGAACATGATGAAACTATACAGCTGGTAGAAGACACCCCTTGCGAATTTGAAGACGAAGAGGAAAGAGAGTTCTGCTACTTGCTGGACATTCTAATTGCTTCTGGTATTCATGGCGTTGAGGAGGATCAGCTGTACAAGGTGTGCCAGTCCCTTGATTGCCCTGCAGGCTACGACGTGTTTGACAAGCTTGAGAAGAAATACAAAAAAGTGGCTCAATGGTCGAGGGCAGACAGGAAGCTCACCTTCGACATGGTAAACTCCATACTGTCGGAAATTCTTGCCCCATGTTTGGACATGCACCCTTGGGCAACTACTGCAAGGAATATGGCGCCAGCGTGGGGCTCAGAGGGCCTGTTGGAGAAATTGTTGCAGGTGTTGACTCGGCGGCGAGAAGAACTTGCGCCAAGAGTGCATAAGAAGGAGAAACAAGTGTTAAATCAGAAATGGCCAGACTTGGCAGATTACATCGACAGGGCAGGTAGGGATGTTGAGAGGATGATAAAGGATGATCTTCTGGAAGAGCTGGTTCTGGAGTTGATGTCCAGCTAG